A stretch of Thermotoga sp. SG1 DNA encodes these proteins:
- a CDS encoding putative toxin-antitoxin system toxin component, PIN family: MKVVVDANVLVSGIINPYGKPAHILNLVLDEKLILCIDSRIYSEYERVLLSPKFSFPREHVRTLLDFVKRKSVFVIPSPLGVDPLDEFDLPFLEVAFSAKVPIVTGNKKHFENVKGIEIYTPSEFIEKFIRHTL, encoded by the coding sequence ATGAAAGTAGTCGTTGACGCAAATGTTTTGGTATCTGGAATTATAAATCCATATGGTAAACCTGCCCATATTCTTAATCTTGTTCTGGATGAAAAGCTAATACTTTGTATTGATTCCAGAATATACAGTGAGTATGAAAGGGTTCTTCTAAGTCCAAAGTTTTCTTTTCCTAGGGAACATGTGAGAACGCTCTTGGATTTTGTAAAAAGAAAGTCTGTTTTTGTAATTCCATCACCCCTCGGAGTGGATCCACTCGACGAGTTCGATCTTCCCTTTTTGGAAGTTGCTTTTTCAGCAAAAGTACCTATCGTAACAGGAAACAAAAAACATTTCGAAAACGTGAAGGGAATAGAAATATACACTCCTTCTGAATTCATTGAGAAGTTCATTAGACACACTCTTTGA
- a CDS encoding DUF4011 domain-containing protein: protein MDFSLSNPLLTITRGRTSKLLVKHPDVTTLFNMLVKKGKSMKLPVIVYDYNLEEYTLKDHGEICFEGDIEEIRRKMNRLYTLSRLSMEEKGIVTLFMTFGILEWNDPDFPVQHLSAPLVMVPCEFERSKHTHQVLKINFIGEDVLFNPALELLFREKYKLPLPEISEVKSIDLERILEHMKTLKTQFTIWRILSQSWLVVLNPEMFILYNDLGNMLQNEEALKHPLIMALSRVLPPFRGENSAETEHTVPLVPVLETDSSQREILKLVREGKNLVVHGPPGTGKSQTIANIIADALARDKTVLFVSAKKAALDVVYNRLKSIGLEKFCLEVHNTKKSKLELMEDLRKTIDFLKNLQDVGQPIELLNQFKHLKDLLNDSLNSLHRTDRPLGISVYDAISKLEELKDYPSVHFSLNDSLIANTSKEELAKYLQTLEKLEQLADVYVNESQHPWKGYKFFKDALTYPSKTIEMLGYIKINLEKVKQLLEKAGFSDIDGLCFNDFQKILSLLKSLRKVDIIPAKWFKVDIKTLSMLKQLFELYRKQKILMKKYYQHTEKPIEEMIEILQPMEYFLKSWTRVLKPSYWKWIKFVNNSLKYPHNFENIKRLYDIVRNIVDGEAKFNELKEKFSNQEVSPDEYIMDTNVEIESLLEKLKITLEIRGKVSRTILKGDLILDEESKEFISKAIEILEDSQLKKIMEAMNKLWPEGFMNGMTFKEVPLRELLQKIDHLINNESKLYEWVQLQEVIQDLESMGLGTFIRSVEKEHVKNIRRLFEKSFYKQWIDHTCAHDEFLSRFQSREYEKVISVLQKTEESLRKSWVNYIKSSVAQKFQRVMNNPENSEYTKQMQILMREIQKRRRHKPIRKFFLEVSDVLRLIKPCMLMSPLSVASFLDLERFINYFDIVIFDEASQLRTPEAIPAVVRGKQIVVAGDPKQLPPTSFFKSYYESDDESDEKEPLESFLDECIALPQMFKQGYLKWHYRSRDEQLIAFSNHYFYNDNPLITFPSPKTKSPHQGVKLVYVENGVWERSGRRVNFMEAQRVVDIVIEHLQKFSERSIGVVTMNISQRDLIEDLLYRRLEEFPELRNILFEKSNEPFFVKSLENVQGDERDTIVISIGYAKTPSGDLFYNFGPLNHEAGWRRFNVLVTRARYQIILVTSLRSDDLSRVNPENRGVMALKNYLRYAEQNCHLEFDHSIEKFEDVLPSVIAQRLSNEGLSLDTNIGMGLCQVSIGVRDSENSEGYVMGIIHDGKNHFLIQDAFDREVLKFKVLQRLGWSIKRIWTIEWYRDQEKVLKDITESLQSTKKESKKLAHEH, encoded by the coding sequence TTGGATTTTAGCCTTTCAAATCCTCTTTTGACGATAACGCGAGGTCGAACCTCAAAACTTTTGGTCAAGCATCCAGATGTTACAACCCTCTTCAATATGCTGGTCAAAAAAGGCAAAAGTATGAAACTTCCCGTCATTGTTTACGATTATAATCTCGAGGAATACACCCTAAAAGATCATGGAGAGATTTGTTTTGAAGGAGATATAGAAGAGATCCGAAGAAAAATGAACAGACTGTACACCTTATCAAGACTTTCCATGGAAGAGAAGGGCATTGTAACGTTATTCATGACTTTTGGAATCTTAGAATGGAACGACCCCGATTTTCCTGTTCAACATCTCTCGGCTCCTTTAGTAATGGTACCCTGCGAGTTTGAGAGAAGTAAACATACACATCAAGTGCTCAAAATAAATTTTATCGGAGAGGACGTTTTGTTCAATCCTGCCTTGGAGCTGTTGTTTCGTGAAAAATACAAACTTCCATTACCAGAAATCAGTGAAGTAAAATCCATCGACCTCGAAAGGATTCTTGAACACATGAAAACTTTGAAAACACAATTCACCATCTGGAGAATACTCTCTCAAAGCTGGCTTGTTGTCTTGAACCCAGAAATGTTCATCTTGTACAACGACTTAGGAAACATGTTACAAAACGAAGAAGCATTGAAGCATCCCCTAATAATGGCTCTTTCAAGAGTATTACCGCCTTTCAGAGGTGAAAACAGTGCCGAGACAGAACACACCGTCCCTTTGGTGCCTGTTTTGGAAACTGATTCAAGCCAAAGAGAAATTTTAAAACTGGTGAGAGAAGGAAAAAATCTGGTAGTACACGGTCCCCCTGGAACAGGAAAAAGTCAAACCATTGCCAATATCATAGCAGATGCATTGGCACGTGATAAAACAGTGCTTTTCGTAAGTGCGAAGAAAGCTGCCCTCGATGTTGTCTACAATCGATTAAAAAGCATAGGCTTGGAAAAATTCTGCCTTGAAGTCCATAATACCAAAAAGTCCAAATTAGAGTTAATGGAAGATCTAAGAAAAACAATCGATTTTCTTAAAAATCTCCAGGATGTCGGACAACCCATAGAATTGTTGAATCAATTCAAACATTTGAAAGATCTGCTGAATGATTCATTAAATTCCCTTCATCGAACGGATCGCCCTCTCGGTATATCCGTTTACGATGCAATATCCAAACTAGAAGAATTGAAAGACTACCCATCGGTACACTTTTCTTTGAACGACTCATTAATAGCGAATACTTCTAAAGAGGAACTCGCTAAGTACCTCCAAACCTTGGAAAAACTGGAGCAACTTGCTGATGTTTACGTGAATGAATCTCAACATCCTTGGAAAGGATATAAATTCTTCAAAGACGCACTTACTTATCCCTCGAAGACAATAGAAATGCTAGGATACATAAAGATAAATCTTGAAAAAGTAAAACAACTGCTCGAAAAAGCAGGTTTTTCTGATATAGACGGTTTATGTTTTAACGACTTTCAGAAAATACTCTCTCTTTTAAAATCTTTAAGAAAAGTTGATATTATACCAGCCAAGTGGTTTAAAGTTGACATCAAAACCCTTTCCATGCTCAAGCAACTTTTTGAGCTCTACCGTAAGCAAAAAATATTGATGAAAAAATATTACCAGCACACCGAAAAACCAATCGAGGAGATGATAGAAATCCTCCAACCAATGGAGTACTTCCTCAAGAGTTGGACGAGGGTGTTGAAGCCATCTTACTGGAAATGGATTAAGTTTGTAAACAATAGCCTCAAGTATCCTCATAACTTCGAGAACATCAAACGTCTTTATGACATCGTCAGAAACATAGTGGACGGAGAAGCGAAATTCAATGAACTCAAAGAAAAATTTTCCAATCAAGAGGTCTCGCCTGATGAATACATTATGGATACAAATGTAGAAATAGAATCTCTTTTGGAAAAGTTAAAGATAACGCTGGAGATTAGGGGAAAAGTATCGAGAACAATACTCAAAGGCGATCTGATACTCGATGAAGAATCAAAAGAATTCATTTCTAAAGCCATTGAAATCCTTGAAGACTCCCAATTGAAGAAAATCATGGAGGCCATGAACAAGTTGTGGCCGGAAGGGTTTATGAATGGAATGACCTTCAAAGAGGTTCCCTTGAGAGAACTTCTTCAAAAGATCGATCATTTAATAAATAACGAATCAAAACTATATGAGTGGGTACAACTTCAAGAAGTGATCCAAGATCTAGAAAGTATGGGATTGGGAACTTTCATTCGGAGTGTTGAAAAAGAACATGTGAAGAACATTCGGCGGCTTTTTGAAAAAAGTTTCTACAAACAGTGGATAGATCACACATGTGCTCATGATGAATTTCTCAGTAGATTTCAAAGTAGAGAATACGAAAAGGTCATATCAGTACTGCAAAAAACTGAGGAATCCCTCAGAAAAAGCTGGGTGAATTATATAAAATCCTCGGTTGCACAAAAATTTCAAAGGGTGATGAATAATCCTGAAAATTCAGAGTATACGAAACAAATGCAGATATTGATGAGGGAAATTCAAAAAAGAAGGAGACACAAACCCATAAGAAAATTTTTCTTGGAAGTGTCGGATGTTCTTAGATTAATCAAACCATGTATGCTCATGAGTCCTTTATCTGTTGCTTCTTTTCTTGACTTAGAAAGGTTCATAAACTACTTTGATATTGTGATATTCGATGAGGCTTCCCAATTGAGAACTCCTGAAGCAATACCCGCAGTAGTGCGAGGTAAACAAATAGTTGTTGCAGGGGATCCAAAGCAACTACCTCCAACTAGTTTTTTCAAATCTTACTATGAATCGGATGATGAATCGGATGAAAAAGAACCTCTTGAATCTTTTTTGGATGAATGCATTGCCTTACCTCAAATGTTCAAACAGGGATATTTGAAGTGGCACTACCGCAGTAGGGACGAGCAGTTAATAGCATTCTCAAACCACTACTTCTATAACGACAATCCATTGATAACGTTTCCATCCCCCAAAACTAAAAGTCCCCATCAAGGTGTAAAACTTGTTTACGTCGAGAACGGGGTCTGGGAGCGTTCAGGACGACGAGTTAATTTTATGGAAGCTCAAAGAGTAGTAGACATAGTAATTGAGCATCTCCAAAAGTTTTCCGAGCGTTCTATCGGAGTGGTTACGATGAACATTTCTCAAAGAGATCTGATAGAAGATCTTCTGTACAGACGTTTGGAAGAATTCCCTGAACTCAGAAACATTCTATTTGAAAAGTCCAATGAGCCGTTCTTTGTAAAATCCCTCGAAAATGTTCAAGGCGATGAAAGAGACACAATTGTTATCAGCATTGGTTATGCAAAGACTCCTTCTGGGGATTTGTTTTATAACTTTGGTCCACTAAACCATGAAGCAGGATGGAGAAGATTTAATGTCCTTGTCACGAGGGCTCGCTATCAGATCATATTGGTAACCAGCCTACGCTCCGATGATCTTTCCAGGGTAAATCCTGAAAACCGAGGAGTAATGGCATTGAAGAATTATCTGAGATATGCTGAACAAAACTGTCATCTTGAATTTGATCATTCTATAGAAAAGTTTGAAGACGTACTTCCTTCTGTAATAGCCCAGCGTTTGAGCAACGAAGGTCTGTCGCTAGATACCAACATAGGAATGGGGCTCTGTCAAGTGAGTATCGGCGTAAGAGATTCTGAAAATTCCGAGGGATATGTAATGGGAATCATACACGATGGGAAGAATCATTTTTTGATTCAAGATGCTTTTGATAGAGAAGTACTAAAGTTTAAGGTGCTCCAACGCCTTGGTTGGTCAATAAAAAGAATATGGACAATCGAATGGTACAGAGATCAAGAAAAAGTATTAAAGGATATCACTGAATCTCTCCAATCAACTAAAAAAGAAAGCAAAAAGCTCGCTCATGAACACTAG
- a CDS encoding polysaccharide biosynthesis C-terminal domain-containing protein, whose product MISETTVLGINFTKKTYWHIVVTGVSAIANFVGNQLLVPYFGAKGAAISTGLSYVLFFTLRTLIAEKLYPIGFNLKKIYTGVLLISTVAFFGTFSKGYLPVVLSFVGILFVLFLYRKELAIVKDLVSKIRR is encoded by the coding sequence ATGATATCTGAAACTACCGTTCTTGGGATCAACTTCACCAAGAAGACTTACTGGCACATTGTCGTGACAGGTGTTTCCGCCATAGCTAATTTTGTAGGGAACCAGCTTCTTGTGCCGTACTTTGGTGCGAAAGGAGCTGCCATATCAACGGGTCTTTCATATGTCCTTTTCTTCACCCTCAGAACACTCATAGCCGAGAAACTGTATCCGATTGGTTTTAATCTGAAAAAGATCTACACGGGGGTTCTTCTCATCTCCACTGTGGCATTCTTTGGAACCTTTTCGAAAGGGTATTTACCCGTTGTTCTCTCTTTTGTTGGAATCCTCTTTGTATTGTTCCTCTACAGAAAGGAACTGGCAATTGTAAAGGATCTTGTTTCAAAAATAAGGAGATGA
- a CDS encoding oligosaccharide flippase family protein gives MKNLLETTTNLIRKGLLHVFVGDLSYKVLRFLSSIAVARLVDKDQYGVWNYAYNIYSLILLFDGLGIASGVIQYCAKEKDEKRSFLILKFGKRFGGYVNLLISFITLMMALFAPLKFPSARLYLIGISFVPPVRIFYNVTIQYIRARKRAKVYGYLTFSYAAVYLLFILLTIPFMNVWGLVVSEYAVILLSLLISKRLIPRISEEKVSLDNGLKKEIVKFSIVANLSNVMSQFLYLIDTFLVGQILGKADVLASYKVGTLIPYNLNFIPAALITFFYPYFATKSDDKLWVRKKAFQFLKALAVLNSLIVVLFILFGDHITHLLFGNKYSDSAIILKILMIGYFFAATFRIPLGNFIASLGKVKINLINSIVTGFSNIILDILLILNYGVIGAAFATVSVFILSSTINLYAFLRLTKK, from the coding sequence ATGAAAAACTTGCTTGAAACGACAACAAATCTGATCAGAAAAGGCCTGCTGCACGTATTTGTAGGTGATTTAAGTTACAAAGTTCTTAGGTTCTTGTCATCAATAGCTGTGGCAAGGTTGGTGGATAAGGATCAATACGGCGTTTGGAACTATGCGTACAATATTTATTCCTTGATACTTCTTTTCGACGGGCTTGGAATAGCTTCTGGTGTCATACAATACTGCGCAAAGGAAAAAGATGAAAAGAGAAGTTTTTTGATCCTTAAATTCGGGAAACGCTTCGGCGGTTATGTGAACTTGTTAATTTCGTTTATCACACTAATGATGGCTCTCTTTGCACCTTTAAAATTCCCTTCGGCTCGTCTTTACCTGATCGGGATAAGTTTTGTCCCCCCAGTAAGAATCTTCTATAACGTTACCATACAATATATTAGAGCCCGGAAGCGTGCGAAGGTATATGGTTATCTGACATTTTCCTACGCCGCCGTATATCTTCTCTTCATTCTTTTGACAATTCCTTTTATGAATGTTTGGGGACTTGTAGTTTCAGAGTACGCCGTGATACTTCTAAGCTTATTGATCTCGAAAAGATTAATTCCTAGGATATCGGAAGAAAAAGTCAGTTTAGATAACGGTTTAAAGAAAGAAATTGTGAAATTTTCAATAGTAGCGAATTTGTCAAATGTTATGTCGCAATTCTTGTATCTGATAGACACATTCTTAGTTGGACAAATATTAGGTAAGGCTGATGTTCTTGCTTCTTACAAGGTGGGTACACTCATACCGTACAATTTGAATTTCATTCCGGCAGCTTTGATAACGTTTTTTTATCCATACTTTGCAACAAAATCAGATGATAAGTTATGGGTTAGGAAAAAGGCATTTCAATTTCTTAAAGCATTAGCTGTTTTAAATTCGTTGATAGTTGTCCTGTTCATATTGTTCGGTGACCACATCACCCATCTTCTATTCGGAAATAAGTATTCCGACAGTGCTATTATCCTGAAGATCCTCATGATTGGCTACTTCTTTGCAGCAACTTTTAGGATACCATTGGGGAATTTTATAGCCTCTCTTGGGAAAGTGAAGATAAATCTGATAAATTCGATAGTAACTGGGTTCAGCAATATTATATTGGACATTTTACTCATTTTGAATTACGGGGTGATAGGTGCAGCGTTCGCAACCGTGTCTGTATTTATCCTATCGTCAACGATAAATTTGTATGCCTTCTTGAGACTAACAAAAAAATGA
- a CDS encoding asparagine synthase, which produces MPGFLGEIGKNQLNKCFGKANDEKLITEIIEGQNYYIERRTIRKFENDKVFHEDDRYIVLTEGVILNSLQLIEKYRVSNLKDAIVRMYKENGESFFAEFKGSFSGLFCDKKANKWIVYTNHFGDKQIFYLKLEDRIVFASEMPWIVEYMRNCGIEYTINEVGAYFLLTYGYMLEDYTIIKQIRKLPAGCYMKIENGNFSIVRYFEVDNTPDYTQTEEEIIENIDKLFRKAVKLEFEKDREYGYKHISSLSGGLDSRMTVWVAHTLGYTDQLNVTFSQSNYIDEKVAKAITSDLKHNWVFFSLDNGLYLIDTVEDMVRINYGNVLYSGAAHVNHAVSKINFEKYGLYHTGQIGDVILGTYYTSENPNEQYFPGAGAYSKRLIRKDEQRFLKKNYPNVEVFLFYGRAFNGMLTGNLPVQQYTEVVSPFLDPDFFSYCLRIPLKYRYDHRIYKKWILKKYPEAAKYVWEKIQARITDVSIKILGRKLPIKTLPRKIFLKIFKGGAMNSKWHMNPFDYWYRTNNELKSFMEKYYEQNVHLIKNDKVKTMCVELFEKGNAIEKTQVLTLLAAWRMYFENEKLA; this is translated from the coding sequence ATGCCAGGTTTTTTAGGAGAGATTGGCAAGAATCAGTTGAACAAGTGTTTTGGTAAAGCAAATGATGAGAAGTTAATTACAGAAATTATTGAAGGGCAAAATTACTATATTGAACGAAGAACAATCAGAAAATTTGAAAATGATAAGGTTTTCCATGAAGATGATAGGTATATCGTTTTAACCGAAGGGGTCATACTGAATTCTCTGCAACTTATAGAGAAGTACAGAGTATCTAATTTGAAGGATGCAATAGTGCGAATGTACAAAGAGAATGGCGAAAGTTTTTTTGCCGAGTTCAAGGGTAGTTTCTCAGGATTGTTTTGCGACAAAAAAGCCAATAAGTGGATTGTATATACAAACCACTTTGGGGACAAGCAAATTTTTTATTTGAAACTTGAAGATAGGATCGTGTTTGCTTCAGAAATGCCATGGATAGTTGAGTACATGAGAAACTGCGGGATTGAATATACTATCAACGAAGTGGGAGCATATTTCCTTTTAACGTATGGGTATATGCTTGAGGATTATACAATTATCAAGCAAATAAGAAAACTACCCGCAGGATGTTATATGAAGATAGAAAATGGTAATTTCTCTATTGTCCGGTATTTCGAAGTGGATAACACACCAGATTATACACAAACAGAGGAAGAGATAATAGAGAATATAGACAAGTTGTTCAGAAAAGCAGTTAAACTAGAGTTTGAAAAGGACAGAGAGTACGGATACAAACACATATCCTCACTCAGCGGAGGGCTCGATTCAAGGATGACAGTTTGGGTGGCGCACACGCTTGGTTACACCGACCAGTTAAACGTAACTTTTTCCCAGAGCAACTATATAGACGAAAAAGTTGCAAAGGCAATAACTTCTGATTTAAAGCACAATTGGGTGTTTTTCTCTCTGGACAATGGACTGTATCTTATAGATACCGTAGAAGATATGGTTAGGATAAACTATGGAAACGTGCTTTATTCTGGAGCAGCCCATGTGAATCATGCGGTAAGCAAGATCAATTTTGAGAAGTATGGATTGTATCATACAGGGCAAATTGGAGATGTTATTTTGGGAACCTATTACACTTCTGAAAACCCCAATGAACAATACTTCCCAGGTGCAGGTGCATATTCTAAGAGATTAATTCGAAAAGATGAGCAAAGGTTTTTGAAAAAAAACTATCCAAATGTAGAAGTTTTCTTGTTCTATGGTCGTGCATTTAATGGTATGTTAACTGGCAACTTACCGGTTCAACAATATACAGAGGTGGTCTCGCCTTTCTTGGATCCGGACTTTTTCTCTTACTGTTTACGAATACCACTCAAATATAGGTACGATCATAGAATTTACAAGAAATGGATACTGAAAAAGTATCCCGAAGCCGCAAAATATGTTTGGGAAAAAATACAAGCACGAATAACGGATGTTAGCATCAAAATCTTAGGAAGAAAGCTACCTATAAAAACCTTGCCAAGGAAAATATTCCTCAAGATTTTCAAAGGTGGAGCCATGAACAGTAAGTGGCATATGAACCCATTTGACTATTGGTACAGGACAAACAATGAATTGAAAAGTTTCATGGAAAAGTATTACGAACAAAACGTTCATTTGATCAAGAATGATAAAGTGAAAACCATGTGCGTCGAGTTGTTTGAAAAGGGAAACGCAATAGAAAAAACCCAAGTTTTGACGTTGCTTGCAGCTTGGAGGATGTATTTTGAAAATGAAAAACTTGCTTGA
- a CDS encoding glycosyltransferase family 4 protein, which translates to MRSFILTNLFPTKENPNSGIFIIKRLKEYQKLGVDFTVVSLAFKDKGRLLSLLRRLLHKPFEVPLEELEGVSFKPVFVERGLFDVALQKFSTVKKVLENFTDQFAEQISREFPKHNIIHAHGMYLPAPAGVVAKKLSEIWKIPYIVTLHGSDINLNMKRHDVRDIYLETLENASKCIFVSKALLEKAKSFGYSGQNAVVIPNGYDPDVFKPMDKDTVRKELGIYKENTYYVGFVGNLIPIKRADKLPEIFGKIAKEPPNTRFIIVGDGTLRDKILKEMKGLDVVFAGRVPQTEVAKYMNAMDVMVLPSRNEGFGAVCIEAQACGACVIGSSSGGIPEAIGFDEYVVKEGENFEERFAKRVVDVLKKGYDRNKLIERAKGFTWEEIVKREIEIYHQMG; encoded by the coding sequence ATGCGGTCTTTTATCCTCACCAACCTTTTCCCAACAAAAGAAAACCCAAACTCAGGTATCTTCATAATCAAAAGGCTGAAAGAGTACCAAAAACTCGGTGTTGACTTCACAGTCGTTTCACTGGCGTTCAAAGATAAGGGAAGACTTCTAAGTCTTCTAAGACGCCTTCTACACAAACCTTTTGAAGTACCCCTTGAAGAACTGGAAGGGGTGTCTTTCAAACCTGTTTTTGTGGAAAGAGGGCTTTTTGATGTAGCGCTTCAGAAATTCTCGACAGTGAAAAAAGTACTCGAAAACTTCACAGACCAGTTCGCTGAACAGATTTCTCGGGAGTTTCCAAAACACAATATCATCCATGCACACGGGATGTATCTTCCTGCACCGGCTGGTGTTGTTGCAAAGAAGCTTTCTGAGATCTGGAAGATTCCTTACATTGTGACACTCCATGGGAGTGATATAAATTTAAACATGAAAAGACACGATGTGAGAGATATTTACCTAGAAACTCTTGAAAACGCCTCAAAATGCATCTTTGTAAGCAAAGCACTTCTTGAGAAGGCAAAATCGTTCGGTTACTCTGGACAGAACGCTGTTGTGATACCAAACGGATACGATCCAGATGTGTTCAAACCAATGGATAAAGACACCGTGAGAAAAGAACTTGGAATATACAAAGAAAACACCTACTACGTGGGCTTTGTTGGAAACCTTATCCCCATAAAAAGAGCAGATAAACTTCCTGAGATATTTGGAAAGATAGCAAAAGAACCCCCAAACACAAGATTCATAATCGTTGGAGATGGAACACTGAGAGATAAAATACTGAAAGAGATGAAAGGACTCGATGTTGTTTTTGCCGGAAGAGTGCCACAGACAGAGGTTGCAAAGTATATGAACGCAATGGATGTGATGGTTCTTCCAAGCAGGAATGAGGGATTTGGGGCTGTTTGCATTGAAGCCCAGGCCTGTGGAGCGTGCGTGATTGGAAGTAGCAGTGGAGGAATCCCAGAAGCAATAGGTTTTGATGAATACGTTGTAAAAGAAGGCGAAAACTTCGAAGAGAGATTCGCAAAAAGAGTGGTTGATGTTTTGAAAAAAGGATACGATAGAAACAAATTGATAGAAAGAGCAAAAGGATTTACGTGGGAAGAGATTGTGAAAAGGGAGATAGAAATCTACCATCAGATGGGATAG
- the wecB gene encoding non-hydrolyzing UDP-N-acetylglucosamine 2-epimerase translates to MKVLSLVGARPQIIKEAVLHRRFKEKEIKEVLVHSGQHYDYNMSDVFFEVLQIRKPDYNLNVGSGTHAEMTGKIMIEFEKVLLKEKPDLVLVYGDTNTTLAGALVAAKLKIPVAHVEAGIRQKPKDMPEEINRVVTDHVSQILFCPSELAVENLRKEGITEEVYFVGDVMYDLFLEMEDRFRYDVFEELNLKENDYLLVTLHRDFNVDDPVKLEKILSHLKKVSREKRVVFPIHPRTKRRVREFGLERLLEGLEVIDPVDYLNLMGLVKRCWKVVTDSGGLQKEAYFARKQAVVVMLDTGWRELVEAGWNRLADEENLFDVVMKDDKTNYPKNLYGNGDACEKITEIILQS, encoded by the coding sequence ATGAAAGTACTCTCGCTAGTTGGAGCAAGACCTCAGATCATAAAAGAAGCGGTGCTTCACAGAAGGTTCAAAGAAAAGGAGATCAAAGAAGTACTCGTTCACTCCGGACAGCACTACGACTACAACATGTCGGACGTGTTCTTTGAGGTTTTACAGATCAGAAAACCAGACTACAACCTCAACGTAGGATCTGGAACACACGCTGAGATGACCGGAAAGATCATGATAGAGTTCGAGAAGGTCCTTTTGAAGGAAAAACCGGATCTTGTTCTCGTCTACGGTGACACGAACACAACACTTGCCGGGGCTCTCGTTGCTGCAAAACTGAAGATACCCGTTGCCCACGTTGAAGCAGGAATCAGGCAGAAACCAAAGGACATGCCAGAAGAGATAAACAGAGTCGTCACAGACCATGTCTCTCAGATTCTTTTCTGTCCAAGTGAACTTGCCGTGGAAAACCTGAGAAAAGAAGGAATTACAGAGGAAGTTTATTTCGTGGGTGATGTGATGTACGACCTTTTCCTTGAAATGGAAGACAGGTTCAGATACGATGTTTTTGAAGAGTTGAACTTGAAAGAAAACGACTACCTTCTTGTCACACTCCACAGGGATTTCAACGTGGACGACCCCGTGAAACTGGAAAAGATCCTCTCTCATCTGAAAAAAGTCTCCAGAGAAAAAAGAGTCGTCTTTCCGATTCATCCCAGAACGAAAAGAAGGGTGAGAGAATTTGGACTTGAGAGACTTCTTGAAGGGCTCGAAGTGATAGATCCTGTGGACTATCTGAACCTGATGGGCCTTGTGAAGAGATGCTGGAAGGTGGTAACAGACAGCGGTGGTCTTCAGAAAGAAGCGTACTTTGCCAGAAAGCAGGCGGTTGTGGTGATGCTGGACACGGGCTGGAGAGAACTGGTCGAAGCGGGCTGGAACAGACTGGCAGATGAAGAAAATCTCTTTGATGTTGTGATGAAAGATGATAAGACCAACTACCCCAAAAATTTGTATGGAAATGGGGATGCTTGTGAAAAAATCACAGAGATAATTTTACAGTCATAG
- a CDS encoding glycosyltransferase, producing MKKQVLRIAHGRPLPNSEINRAYKESFCIWNVYRRSTQSGVLPKAYMFGTPVIANDIGSFLEFVRPEETGKIISLSVDLDEILKNVLEIRKDIDKHPQKAHNFS from the coding sequence GTGAAGAAACAGGTTCTAAGAATTGCCCATGGAAGACCTCTTCCAAATTCTGAAATAAACCGAGCCTATAAAGAAAGTTTTTGCATTTGGAATGTCTATAGAAGGTCAACTCAAAGCGGTGTTTTACCAAAAGCTTACATGTTTGGAACACCTGTTATAGCCAATGACATAGGTAGTTTTTTGGAGTTTGTAAGGCCAGAAGAAACCGGGAAAATAATCTCCTTGTCAGTGGATTTAGATGAGATCTTAAAGAATGTTTTGGAAATAAGAAAAGACATTGATAAACACCCTCAGAAAGCTCATAATTTTTCTTAA